A stretch of Triticum aestivum cultivar Chinese Spring chromosome 1D, IWGSC CS RefSeq v2.1, whole genome shotgun sequence DNA encodes these proteins:
- the LOC123181859 gene encoding proline-rich receptor-like protein kinase PERK3, with protein sequence MAVPVQKLPPPVRRVRPGPRSLAAPRGDQAPTILQKHAAPSALPFQLHTSPPLLSSPPSPRLGSPFLPPPAAARDASARPRMGYLSCRADSSAATCRSITAISPLPISRRARGPAAAAAPPPAAPPEIERFAYDDLETATSRFADAALLGRGSHGAVYKAVLPSGRAVAVKRPSPRRAEVDNEIRILSSVRGPRLVNLLGYSDPGPGPDPLRRPRLLVVEYMPNGTLYDLLHSNPRPPGWPRRVRLALQTARALRALHDAEPAVIHRDVKSANVLLDAHLDAHLGDFGLALRVPKRDGGPGNAATPAPAGTLGYLDPAYVTPESLSTKTDVFSFGILLLEIMSGRKAIDVQYSPPSVVEWAVPLLRKGKVVALFDPRVAPPRDPVTRRDLASLAASCVRSCRERRPSMADIVERLAVISKAVSAKVWNGMAVVGNPCAIVDVQKTISKRAAASEKESTSALAFDDDEKEADATLEELVPLVGAKKPPRPLKNGKVFSEAGDGERRNLLELMARIDGVAGQRFGISRARTVRGTSDLIQKDAVLILRRNQTVRVVESDVLGKVERVSRSDASIKHKPAKEFQEKPEKMHDKADGVQEKAEKIQDKADEIQEKAEKIQDKADGVQEKAEKIQEKEGKIQEKLGETLDKAEKIQENPRKTENIQEKTGQILEKAEKIQGMPEKVQENERKIQEHTELVQHNVEKIQDKAEKIQCKLKES encoded by the coding sequence atggCCGTCCCGGTTCAAAAGTTACCACCGCCGGTCCGGCGCGTCCGACCGGGGCCCCGCAGCCTCGCCGCGCCGCGCGGAGACCAAGCGCCCACCATTCTCCAAAAACACGCAGCCCCCTCCGCGCTACCGTTCCAACTCCAcacttctcctcctctcctctcctctcctccctctccccgccTCGGATCCCCTTTCCTCCCGCCCCCGGCCGCGGCGCGCGACGCCTCCGCCCGGCCCCGGATGGGGTACCTCTCCTGCCGGGCGGACTCGTCCGCGGCGACGTGCCGCTCCATCACGGCCATCTCGCCGCTCCCCATCTCTCGCCGCGCgaggggccccgccgccgccgccgcgccgccgcccgccgccccgccggagatCGAGCGCTTCGCGTACGACGACCTGGAGACCGCCACGTCCCGCTTCGCCGACGCCGCGCTGCTCGGGCGGGGCAGCCACGGGGCCGTCTACAAGGCCGTGCTCCCCTCGGGCCGCGCCGTCGCCGTCAAGCGCCCCTCCCCGCGCCGCGCCGAGGTGGACAACGAGATCCGCATCCTCTCCTCCGTGCGCGGCCCGCggctcgtcaacctcctcggctacTCCGACCCCGGCCCCGGCCCCGAcccgctccgccgcccgcgcctgctcgtcgtcgagtacaTGCCCAACGGCACGCTCTACGACCTGCTCCACTCCAACCCGCGCCCGCCGGGATGGCCGCGCCGCGTCCGCCTCGCGCTGCAGACCGCCAGGGCGCTCCGCGCGCTCCACGACGCCGAGCCCGCCGTCATCCACCGCGACGTCAAGTCCGCCAACGTCCTGCTCGACGCCCACCTCGACGCGCACCTCGGCGACTTCGGCCTCGCCCTCCGCGTCCCCAAGAGGGACGGCGGCCCCGGCAATGCCGCCACGCCGGCGCCCGCGGGCACGCTCGGGTACCTCGACCCGGCCTACGTCACCCCGGAGAGCCTCAGCACCAAGACGGACGTCTTCAGCTTCGGGATCCTGCTGCTGGAGATCATGAGCGGACGCAAGGCCATCGACGTTCAGTACTCGCCGCCCTCCGTCGTCGAGTGGGCGGTGCCCCTGCTACGCAAGGGGAAGGTCGTCGCGCTCTTTGACCCACGGGTGGCGCCGCCCCGCGACCCAGTCACTCGGAGGGACCTGGCTTCGCTGGCTGCAAGCTGTGTGCGGTCCTGCCGGGAGCGACGGCCTTCCATGGCTGACATTGTTGAGCGGCTCGCCGTCATCAGCAAGGCGGTGTCTGCCAAGGTGTGGAACGGGATGGCGGTGGTAGGGAACCCTTGTGCCATTGTTGATGTTCAGAAGACCATCTCGAAGCGAGCTGCTGCATCGGAGAAGGAATCGACTTCAGCATTGGCATTTGATGATGATGAAAAGGAGGCAGATGCAACCTTGGAGGAGCTGGTGCCGCTGGTGGGTGCCAAGAAACCACCACGGCCACTGAAGAACGGAAAGGTGTTCTCTGAGGCAGGGGATGGTGAGAGGAGAAATCTCTTGGAGCTGATGGCTCGGATTGATGGTGTTGCTGGCCAAAGATTTGGCATTAGTCGAGCGAGAACAGTGCGCGGCACTAGTGATCTGATACAAAAGGATGCAGTCTTGATCCTGAGGAGGAACCAAACCGTAAGAGTGGTTGAATCGGATGTACTCGGTAAAGTTGAAAGGGTTTCACGTTCAGATGCAAGCATCAAGCATAAACCGGCAAAAGAATTTCAAGAGAAACCAGAGAAAATGCATGACAAGGCCGATGGAGTGCAAGAGAAAGCAGAGAAAATCCAAGATAAGGCGGATGAAATTCAAGAGAAAGCAGAGAAAATCCAAGATAAGGCGGATGGAGTGCAAGAGAAAGCAGAGAAAATTCAAGAGAAGGAAGGTAAAATCCAAGAAAAGCTAGGCGAAACCCTTGACAAAGCAGAGAAAATCCAAGAAAATCCAAGGAAAACTGAGAATATCCAAGAAAAGACTGGGCAAATCCTTGAGAAAGCTGAGAAAATCCAAGGCATGCCTGAGAAAGTCCAAGAAAATGAAAGAAAAATCCAAGAGCACACGGAGTTAGTCCAACACAATGTGGAGAAGATCCAAGACAAAGCTGAGAAAATCCAATGCAAGTTGAAAGAAAGTTAA
- the LOC123181860 gene encoding protein N-terminal glutamine amidohydrolase: MADDGAAAGVDPSPSSPPIHPAAPDNPPIDAASFTHTPYYCEENVHLLCKELIRAGLADPAGNDLYAVFVSNEEKKIPLWYQKASRTNDGFVLWDYHVICIQSRRNKGDVLDLVWDLDSSLPFPCPFLQYIADAIQPLAFGDSIYGRLFRVVHGPLFLRSFASDRSHMKDPMGNWIELPPKYEPIVAEDGNTNNLNEYIAVSTNDVGDLESMVNDVYRNKHGVVINETLLPVFFSRLPE, from the exons ATGGCTGACGACGGAGCAGCCGCCGGCGTAGacccctctccttcctctccccctATCCATCCGGCGGCACCGGACAACCCGCCCATCGATGCCGCATCCTTCACCCACACCCCATACTACTG TGAAGAAAATGTGCACTTGCTATGTAAGGAACTGATTAGAGCTGGACTTGCTGATCCTGCGGGCAATGACCTTTATGCTGTTTTCGTATCAAACGAGGAAAAGAAG ATTCCTCTCTGGTATCAGAAAGCAAGTCGTACTAATGATGGATTTGTCTTGTGGGATTATCATGTAATCTGCATCCAG TCTAGGCGAAACAAAGGAGATGTTCTTGATCTTGTTTGGGATTTGGACTCCAGTCTTCCTTTCCCTTGTCCATTCCTCCAGTACATTGCTGATGCCATTCAACCACTAGCATTTGGCGACTCCATCTATGGAAG ACTTTTCCGTGTAGTTCATGGTCCGTTATTTCTTCGATCATTTGCATCAGACAGAAGCCACATGAAGGACCCCATGGGGAATTGGATTGAGTTACCCCCAAAATATGAACCAATTGTTGCGGAAG ATGGAAACACCAATAACCTGAATGAGTACATCGCCGTGTCTACTAATGATGTCGGAGACCTGGAAAGTATGGTTAATGATGTCTACCGCAACAAACATGGTGTGGTGATAAACGAAACGTTGCTCCCCGTATTCTTCTCCCGGTTGCCTGAATGA